A genomic window from Chlorobium phaeobacteroides DSM 266 includes:
- a CDS encoding bacteriochlorophyll a protein, translated as MALFGTKDTTTAHSDYEIILEGGSSSWGKVKGRAKVNVPPASPLLPADCNVKINVKPLDPAKGFVRFSAVIESIVDSTKNKLVVEADIANETKERRICVGEGSVTVGDFSHSFSFEGSVVNLFYYRSDAVRRNVPNPIYMQGRQFHDIIMKVPLDNNDVIDTWEGTVKALQSTGSFNDWIREFWFIGPAFTALNEGGQRISRIEVNSIGTQSGEKGPVGVSRWRFSHGGSGIVDSISRWAELFPSDKLNKPASVEAGFRSDSQGIEVKVDGEFPGVSVDAGGGLRRILNHPLIPLVHHGMVGKFNDFTVDTQLKIVLPKGYKVRYAAPQFRSQNLEEYRWSGGAYARWVEHVCKGGTGQFEVLYAQ; from the coding sequence ATGGCTCTTTTCGGCACAAAAGACACCACCACCGCCCATTCCGATTATGAAATCATTCTCGAAGGCGGATCAAGTTCATGGGGAAAAGTAAAAGGCAGGGCCAAGGTAAATGTGCCCCCTGCAAGTCCCCTTCTGCCAGCAGACTGTAACGTAAAAATCAATGTAAAACCTCTCGATCCTGCCAAAGGATTTGTAAGGTTCTCCGCTGTTATCGAGTCCATTGTTGACAGCACCAAAAACAAGCTGGTTGTCGAGGCTGACATTGCCAATGAAACAAAGGAAAGAAGAATCTGTGTCGGCGAAGGATCGGTTACTGTTGGTGATTTCTCTCATTCATTCTCTTTTGAAGGTTCTGTCGTGAACCTTTTCTACTATCGTTCCGATGCAGTCCGCAGAAACGTTCCCAATCCGATCTACATGCAGGGCCGTCAGTTTCATGACATCATCATGAAAGTGCCTCTTGACAACAATGATGTTATCGACACATGGGAAGGCACCGTTAAAGCCCTCCAGAGCACCGGTTCCTTCAATGACTGGATCCGTGAGTTCTGGTTTATCGGACCTGCTTTCACGGCACTGAACGAAGGCGGTCAGAGAATTTCAAGAATCGAAGTTAACAGCATCGGCACCCAGAGCGGTGAAAAAGGCCCTGTAGGCGTCAGCAGATGGCGTTTCTCACACGGCGGATCAGGTATTGTTGATTCAATCTCACGCTGGGCAGAACTGTTCCCGTCAGACAAACTCAACAAACCGGCATCTGTTGAAGCAGGTTTCCGTTCCGATTCACAGGGCATCGAAGTCAAGGTTGACGGTGAATTCCCTGGCGTATCGGTTGATGCAGGCGGCGGACTTCGCAGAATTCTGAACCACCCGCTTATTCCTCTTGTTCACCACGGAATGGTCGGCAAATTCAATGATTTCACCGTTGATACACAGTTGAAAATCGTTCTTCCCAAAGGATACAAGGTTCGCTATGCAGCACCTCAGTTCCGTTCGCAGAACCTTGAGGAGTATCGCTGGAGCGGCGGCGCCTATGCCCGCTGGGTTGAGCACGTCTGCAAAGGCGGCACAGGCCAGTTCGAGGTACTTTACGCTCAGTAA
- a CDS encoding MerR family transcriptional regulator produces the protein MAFDTSRSYYTIGEVSKIVGIPAYLLRYWENFFTELNPARDTRSNRRYTNRDIAMVLNIKELVYEKGYKLGKASEMVKGGMGRTPEGDHKTSEILKLQKLIGHEQKKHTIVDERRMMLLREIKEEIEDLLQLIG, from the coding sequence ATGGCTTTCGATACATCCAGAAGCTACTATACGATAGGAGAGGTCAGCAAGATTGTCGGCATTCCTGCCTATCTGCTCAGGTATTGGGAAAACTTTTTTACCGAGTTGAACCCGGCACGCGATACCCGCAGCAACAGACGATACACCAATCGTGATATTGCCATGGTACTCAATATCAAGGAGCTTGTTTATGAAAAGGGATACAAGCTTGGAAAGGCAAGCGAGATGGTAAAGGGAGGAATGGGCCGTACTCCTGAGGGTGACCATAAAACCTCCGAAATTCTCAAGCTGCAGAAGCTGATCGGGCACGAACAGAAAAAACACACGATTGTAGATGAGCGCCGGATGATGCTGTTGCGCGAGATCAAGGAAGAGATTGAGGATCTGCTCCAGCTGATCGGGTGA
- a CDS encoding ABC transporter ATP-binding protein, with product MKNLLALKPYFFRYKQMYLEGFFFIILTNIFGVIGPKFIGNAIDAMSRSFQLREIIFNVGLYVLFAALSGFFLFLVRQRVIVASRHIEFDLKNDYYNHLQKLPRRFYDHTGTGELISRGTNDLNAVREFLGPGVMYSFTTFFRLVFAIIAMVSLSPALTLFALLPAPVLSYSVYKIGRSMQKQSKSIQESYAGITNLVQENLSGIKIVKSYTREAAEIRRFETVNRQYYRKNLVLGKLQALFFAFLTTLSALSLIPVIWIGGINVMNGTMTVGDITQFIVYVSMLSWPIISIGWVTSIIQKAAASQARLTEILDAPTTISDENPLPDPAPRQTNFSGALSLHEISFHYPNQPDNEVLNNISLDILPGSKVAFVGATGSGKTTLVNLLPRLYDPTKGRVLLDGIDIRTLSLETLREEIGFVPQANFLFSDTIAHNIDYGNRNPEPEQIIEASRIAMLYDDVQDFPDKFDTMLGEKGINLSGGQKQRACIARALARKPEVLILDDALSAVDTATEARIFEAMLRSLPETTIILISHRISTVKNCDRIFVLDKGTIAESGTHEELITQESLYAELYNHQLLEDEILSLS from the coding sequence ATGAAAAATCTGCTTGCTCTCAAGCCCTATTTTTTCAGGTACAAACAGATGTACCTTGAGGGGTTTTTCTTTATCATCCTCACCAACATCTTCGGCGTCATCGGTCCGAAATTTATCGGCAATGCCATCGACGCCATGAGCCGCTCCTTTCAGCTCCGTGAAATCATCTTCAATGTCGGGCTCTATGTTCTTTTTGCCGCACTCAGCGGATTTTTCCTTTTTCTTGTCCGTCAGCGAGTTATCGTTGCCTCAAGGCATATCGAGTTTGACCTGAAAAACGACTACTACAACCACCTGCAGAAACTTCCCCGCCGTTTTTATGACCATACCGGCACGGGAGAGCTCATTTCGAGAGGAACAAACGACCTGAATGCGGTCAGGGAATTTCTCGGGCCGGGAGTCATGTACTCCTTCACCACCTTTTTCAGACTGGTTTTTGCCATTATTGCCATGGTATCACTCTCTCCGGCTCTTACCTTGTTCGCGCTTCTTCCCGCTCCCGTCCTCAGTTATTCGGTATACAAAATCGGCCGATCGATGCAGAAACAGTCAAAAAGCATTCAGGAAAGCTATGCCGGAATAACCAATCTTGTGCAGGAAAACCTCTCCGGCATAAAAATCGTAAAAAGCTATACCAGGGAAGCTGCCGAAATCAGACGGTTCGAAACCGTCAACCGCCAGTACTATCGCAAAAACCTTGTGCTTGGCAAACTGCAGGCTCTGTTTTTCGCCTTTTTAACCACACTCTCGGCGTTATCTCTCATCCCGGTCATCTGGATCGGCGGCATCAACGTCATGAACGGAACCATGACCGTCGGCGACATAACCCAGTTTATCGTCTATGTCTCCATGCTGAGCTGGCCGATCATCTCAATAGGGTGGGTAACAAGCATCATTCAGAAAGCTGCGGCATCGCAAGCCCGACTGACCGAAATCCTCGACGCACCAACAACGATCAGCGATGAAAACCCCCTGCCTGATCCAGCGCCTCGGCAAACGAATTTCAGCGGCGCTCTCTCGTTGCATGAGATCAGCTTTCACTATCCGAACCAGCCTGACAACGAGGTGTTGAACAACATCTCGCTTGACATTCTGCCGGGCTCAAAGGTTGCATTCGTCGGAGCAACTGGTTCAGGAAAAACCACGCTCGTCAATCTTCTCCCCCGCCTCTACGATCCGACAAAAGGGAGGGTTCTGCTTGACGGTATTGATATCAGAACGCTCTCGCTTGAAACCCTTCGGGAAGAGATCGGCTTTGTTCCGCAAGCCAATTTTCTCTTCTCTGATACCATCGCGCACAACATCGACTACGGCAACCGTAATCCGGAACCTGAACAGATTATCGAAGCAAGCCGTATCGCCATGCTCTATGACGATGTGCAGGACTTCCCAGACAAGTTTGATACCATGCTCGGCGAAAAAGGGATCAACCTTTCAGGCGGACAAAAGCAGCGTGCGTGTATTGCACGAGCGCTTGCCCGGAAACCCGAAGTGCTTATTCTCGACGACGCGCTCTCGGCAGTCGATACCGCAACCGAAGCAAGGATTTTCGAAGCCATGCTCAGAAGCCTGCCTGAAACAACCATCATCCTGATCAGCCACCGGATCTCGACAGTAAAAAACTGCGACAGGATTTTTGTGCTCGACAAAGGCACCATTGCGGAGAGCGGCACGCACGAAGAGCTCATTACACAAGAGAGCCTCTATGCGGAGCTCTACAACCATCAGCTTCTCGAAGACGAAATCCTCTCCCTTTCCTGA
- the purT gene encoding formate-dependent phosphoribosylglycinamide formyltransferase, translating to MQKKIMLLGSGELGKEFVIAVKRLGHFVIAVDSYNDAPAQQVADRREVINMLDGAALDAIVARHQPDVIVPEIEAIRTERFYDYEKEGIQVVPSARAANFTMNRKAIRDLASKELGLRTATYRYAASKEELKRAIGEVGVPCVVKPLMSSSGKGQSTVKTEADIEHAWSYSQSGRRGDSVEVIVEAFVPFHTEITLLTVTQKNGPTLFCPPIGHRQERGDYQESWQPCRIGDAQLHEAQEIAEKVTRSLTGAGIWGVEFFLADDGLYFSELSPRPHDTGMVTLAGTQNFTEFELHARAVLGLPIPKIELLRVGASAVVSADREGKNPDYSGLEEALGEPCTDIRIFGKPATRPYRRMGVTLAYDEPGSDVDTVKAKAIANARKVRVTSE from the coding sequence ATGCAAAAAAAAATCATGCTGCTGGGCAGCGGGGAGCTGGGCAAGGAGTTTGTGATTGCCGTTAAACGTCTGGGACACTTTGTGATTGCCGTTGACAGCTATAATGATGCTCCTGCGCAGCAGGTGGCTGACCGGCGTGAGGTGATCAATATGCTCGACGGCGCGGCTCTCGATGCCATCGTTGCCCGGCATCAGCCCGATGTGATCGTGCCTGAAATCGAGGCTATTCGTACCGAGCGGTTTTACGATTATGAAAAAGAGGGGATACAGGTTGTTCCTTCGGCCCGTGCCGCCAATTTCACCATGAACCGGAAAGCTATTCGCGATCTGGCTTCGAAAGAGCTTGGTCTTCGAACGGCGACGTATCGTTACGCAGCGTCGAAGGAAGAGCTGAAGAGGGCGATAGGGGAGGTGGGAGTTCCCTGTGTGGTAAAACCGCTGATGAGCTCGTCGGGCAAGGGGCAGTCAACCGTTAAAACGGAGGCTGACATTGAACATGCCTGGAGCTATTCGCAAAGCGGCAGGCGCGGTGATAGTGTGGAGGTGATTGTTGAGGCCTTTGTGCCGTTCCATACCGAGATTACGCTCTTGACCGTCACGCAAAAAAACGGCCCGACGCTTTTCTGTCCGCCCATCGGGCACCGTCAGGAGCGGGGTGATTATCAGGAGAGCTGGCAGCCCTGCCGAATCGGCGATGCGCAGTTGCATGAAGCTCAGGAGATCGCTGAAAAAGTGACTCGTTCGCTGACAGGTGCGGGGATCTGGGGTGTGGAGTTTTTTCTGGCCGATGACGGGCTTTATTTTTCGGAGCTCTCCCCCCGTCCGCACGATACCGGCATGGTGACGCTGGCTGGTACGCAGAACTTTACGGAGTTCGAGCTTCATGCGCGGGCGGTTTTAGGGCTTCCGATTCCGAAGATCGAACTGCTGCGGGTGGGTGCGAGCGCTGTGGTGTCAGCCGACAGAGAGGGGAAGAACCCTGATTACAGCGGCCTTGAAGAGGCTCTCGGTGAGCCTTGCACCGATATTCGTATTTTCGGAAAACCGGCAACCCGCCCTTATCGCCGAATGGGCGTAACGCTCGCTTACGACGAACCGGGCAGCGATGTCGATACGGTGAAGGCGAAAGCCATTGCCAATGCCCGCAAGGTGAGGGTGACGAGCGAGTAG
- a CDS encoding HAD family hydrolase produces MHLPVTESVPMSIILLDIGNVLVSVDFMPFCRAVAVDPVSGAEEIFRHYCTGTLKEKLETGLIAPFEYLAAIARDPLAKALSLHDLRQEWQNIFEPLEGALEAVRLLREQHAIWIMSDTDPLHFTFLLNHYPVLKEADRYWLSFEHGRMKSSVEAFSHLLERSGRRGDEFTLIDDKAENCAAASTAGIRSIQFRSWEDALQQLWEQERNG; encoded by the coding sequence ATGCATCTACCAGTAACTGAATCCGTACCCATGAGCATTATTCTTCTTGATATAGGTAACGTGCTGGTATCGGTTGATTTTATGCCTTTCTGCAGGGCGGTGGCCGTTGATCCGGTTTCAGGTGCTGAGGAGATATTCCGTCACTATTGTACCGGGACGCTGAAAGAAAAACTTGAAACCGGCCTGATCGCGCCGTTCGAATATCTTGCCGCGATTGCCCGCGACCCGCTTGCCAAAGCTCTTTCGCTGCATGATCTCAGGCAGGAGTGGCAGAATATTTTCGAGCCGCTGGAGGGTGCTCTTGAGGCTGTCAGGCTGCTCAGGGAGCAGCATGCCATCTGGATCATGAGCGATACCGATCCGCTTCATTTTACCTTTCTGCTCAACCATTATCCGGTTTTGAAAGAGGCTGACCGGTACTGGCTCTCTTTTGAGCACGGGAGGATGAAGAGCAGTGTCGAAGCCTTTTCGCACCTGCTCGAACGTTCAGGTCGGAGGGGTGATGAGTTTACGCTGATCGACGACAAGGCCGAAAATTGTGCCGCAGCTTCAACAGCAGGTATCAGGAGCATACAGTTTCGGAGCTGGGAGGATGCGCTCCAGCAGCTTTGGGAACAGGAGCGAAATGGATGA
- a CDS encoding SUMF1/EgtB/PvdO family nonheme iron enzyme: MSHIDTSDGESKRNLRVAERFFLHTSRSAFLFAVADDEVVRDDCSAILRFLLSGKGKTLRIHEWEREGEGLYPAEQLRILLKKYPDTDGLILIGLDAALYRHPDFLEQLNVAREALSSFGIPMLFWLSKDSSQRVNREALDLLSQRAGGMLYFSNGDEHEAVTVPDVPAAVYESGCDKGVQSALEARLRLLQQQLEEAEREQDDPSERATDIVLELLRLYARIPGSSRSVQSLLERYYHLFDLENPEVCTVVAEALAEAGDSERASLLFEKALPWYREQAETNPEVWLPYEAKTLTGLARAHWAAGDVSAAEQEYGDALSIYRKVAAANPLNRRSEIAEILSERAHLYSKSGAFSAAGQEYEEALRLYRELAAADPPRWMPEVARTLNNLSTVQTARNDMTTATLGYQEALKITAELDNAVTWLHVSDFHLREGALYEQEVILRSLVASVKRFRKEGYLPDLIFVTGDIAESGKAEEYAFATQFFDDLLAAAGLEKRRLFLVPGNHDVDRTVNEFLPRTLESDQSSDRFFNPAGVPIRSQFQRLQPFSDWYNSYFAGIRTFPADTTSAVEVVQIRKSLVAILSLNSALFSVDKDDHGKLLLGRRCLDKAIKELQEHAADLNIALLHHPLDWLSQVERGNIRATLGLSVDLLLHGHYHETDTESIVSQHGGYLKLGAGAAYQTREWPNRAMYATFRGSQVSIFPIRYEDTPLERWTLDTALFSSPSYIGTFTLPKRTDSDTAEASPVAVPASELFYDYHEALRGELETINLLGTHALENVPVGLTDTFVSLRISDTWRSDRQRDVAGTCNMPEQDEQIRAPEDVMRLVFEKKRLMLIVGDPGSGKTTLLKHYALTGINNREKLGFNEPLLVVFLPLRDLVIVDGAFAPLSANLVAWSELHDLEIQEKAFSFWLQKRTTLLLFDGLDEIADPEQRIKACRWIDRIVSRYTRARAVVTSRATGYRKAEGIELASRHTRADIMDFTIDQEREFLERWFGAVYRDELKPSSMPEEKWEKRRKERALKKAETILAFLGKEENRSLQTLARVPMLLQIMATLWKEREYLPGSRVELYEASLAYILDYRDRQKNIDPLLKAKDALRVLAPVSLWMQEDLGKDEAGREQMQEQMQLVLNTLTPRHMASEFCKNLVERAGLLVEYRDNEYLFRHKSFREYLAGLQLKEDRDKPNRIATLAEHFGNDWWAEPLRFFIAQVDARTFDLFMQKLFDSPVSGEMTQKQQDLLQTLISDAPAKKVDALKQKLLDPQTTLNRQRYLLDSLKAIDQPEAREAVQQFALKGLSKERQVVAAVVQDRLGAEYILIDGGTFRCSFTKQEEEMPALYMGKYTVTNRLYRRFIGYLETKEPDFARILPLKTYQKNLDALAESIEGFTAWLDAVEPLSKRLISGYDDDKRFNGDDHPVVGVSWYAARAYSLWLSLLESDGGSNNRYRLPTEMEWEYAAAGQSGREYPWPAERGEPTPKLANYNGNEGGTTPVGRYPDGATPEGLCDMAGNVWEWCIDWYSDRYYKECEERGIERNPFGPETGSLRVIRGGGWNYDAGYCRSSYRNIYAPGLRLSYVGFRPVFVP; encoded by the coding sequence ATGAGCCATATCGATACATCGGACGGAGAGAGCAAGCGGAACCTCAGGGTAGCCGAGCGCTTTTTTCTGCATACCTCCCGCAGCGCTTTTCTGTTTGCCGTTGCTGATGATGAGGTTGTGAGGGACGATTGCAGCGCCATTCTTCGCTTTTTACTCTCCGGCAAAGGCAAAACGCTCCGAATTCACGAGTGGGAGAGGGAGGGAGAGGGGCTCTATCCTGCGGAACAGTTGCGAATCCTGCTGAAAAAATACCCTGATACCGACGGTTTGATTCTTATCGGCCTTGATGCGGCGCTCTATCGCCATCCGGATTTTCTTGAACAGCTTAATGTTGCCCGCGAAGCGCTCTCTTCCTTTGGTATTCCGATGCTCTTCTGGCTGAGTAAGGATTCATCGCAAAGGGTCAATCGGGAGGCGCTTGATCTGTTGAGTCAGCGGGCAGGCGGTATGCTGTATTTCAGCAACGGAGATGAGCATGAAGCTGTTACAGTTCCGGATGTTCCGGCGGCGGTGTATGAATCCGGCTGCGACAAGGGTGTACAGTCCGCTCTTGAAGCGCGGCTCAGGCTGTTGCAGCAGCAGCTCGAAGAGGCTGAACGGGAACAGGACGACCCGTCGGAACGGGCAACTGATATTGTGCTTGAGCTGTTGCGGTTATATGCAAGGATTCCGGGAAGCAGCCGCTCCGTGCAATCGCTGCTGGAGCGGTATTATCACCTCTTTGATCTTGAAAATCCGGAGGTATGTACGGTTGTTGCCGAAGCTCTTGCCGAGGCCGGAGATTCGGAGAGAGCGAGTTTGCTGTTTGAAAAGGCGTTGCCGTGGTACCGTGAGCAGGCGGAAACAAACCCCGAAGTCTGGCTCCCTTACGAGGCAAAGACGTTGACCGGTCTGGCTCGGGCGCATTGGGCCGCGGGCGACGTTTCCGCAGCAGAGCAGGAGTACGGGGATGCCTTGTCGATCTATCGGAAAGTGGCGGCAGCCAATCCCCTGAACCGGAGATCTGAAATTGCCGAAATACTCAGTGAACGGGCACATCTGTACTCGAAGAGTGGTGCGTTTTCTGCCGCCGGGCAGGAGTATGAAGAGGCGTTGAGACTCTATCGGGAGCTGGCCGCAGCCGATCCCCCGCGATGGATGCCGGAGGTTGCCCGGACGCTCAATAATCTCTCCACGGTACAAACTGCACGTAACGATATGACGACAGCGACACTCGGATATCAGGAGGCACTGAAGATCACGGCTGAACTTGACAATGCAGTAACCTGGCTGCATGTATCGGACTTTCATCTGCGCGAGGGCGCTTTATACGAGCAGGAGGTTATTCTTCGATCCCTTGTCGCATCGGTGAAGCGATTCCGGAAAGAGGGGTATCTGCCCGACCTGATTTTTGTCACAGGCGATATTGCCGAAAGCGGAAAGGCTGAAGAGTATGCGTTTGCAACGCAATTTTTCGATGACCTGCTTGCAGCTGCCGGGCTGGAAAAGAGGCGACTGTTTCTTGTGCCGGGTAACCACGATGTCGATCGTACGGTGAACGAGTTTTTGCCAAGAACGCTTGAAAGCGATCAAAGCTCCGACAGGTTTTTCAATCCCGCCGGCGTGCCCATACGCAGTCAGTTTCAGAGGCTGCAACCCTTTTCGGACTGGTATAACAGCTATTTTGCAGGTATCCGCACCTTTCCCGCTGATACAACCAGCGCGGTTGAGGTTGTGCAGATCAGAAAAAGCCTGGTTGCCATTCTTTCGCTGAACAGTGCGCTCTTCTCTGTTGACAAGGATGATCATGGAAAGCTCTTGCTTGGCCGTCGCTGTCTCGACAAGGCGATAAAAGAGTTGCAGGAACATGCGGCTGACCTGAACATCGCGCTGCTGCACCATCCGCTCGACTGGCTGAGCCAGGTTGAGCGTGGAAACATCAGGGCAACTCTCGGCTTGTCAGTCGATCTGCTGCTGCATGGCCACTATCATGAAACCGATACCGAGAGCATTGTTTCACAACATGGCGGATACCTCAAACTTGGAGCCGGGGCGGCATACCAGACACGCGAGTGGCCGAACCGCGCCATGTACGCAACCTTCCGGGGGAGTCAGGTGAGCATTTTTCCCATTCGCTATGAGGATACTCCTCTCGAACGCTGGACGCTTGATACAGCGCTGTTTTCTTCGCCATCCTATATCGGCACGTTTACTCTTCCAAAACGCACGGATTCTGATACTGCAGAGGCAAGCCCGGTTGCCGTTCCCGCCAGCGAGTTGTTTTATGACTACCATGAGGCGCTTCGGGGGGAGCTTGAAACCATCAATCTTCTCGGAACCCATGCCCTCGAAAATGTTCCGGTAGGACTGACTGATACCTTTGTTTCCCTGCGCATCTCCGATACCTGGCGAAGCGACCGGCAGCGTGATGTTGCCGGAACGTGCAATATGCCGGAACAGGATGAGCAGATCCGTGCACCTGAGGATGTGATGCGCCTTGTGTTCGAGAAAAAACGGCTGATGCTTATTGTTGGCGATCCCGGTTCCGGAAAGACGACGCTGCTCAAGCATTACGCCCTCACCGGTATCAACAACAGGGAGAAGCTTGGGTTCAATGAGCCGCTTCTCGTGGTTTTTCTCCCCCTGCGTGATCTTGTAATAGTTGATGGCGCCTTTGCGCCACTTTCCGCTAACCTCGTCGCATGGTCGGAACTGCACGATCTTGAAATTCAGGAAAAGGCCTTCTCTTTCTGGCTTCAAAAGCGGACAACCCTGCTTCTTTTTGACGGACTTGACGAGATCGCCGATCCGGAACAGCGCATCAAAGCCTGCCGGTGGATTGACCGCATTGTCTCACGTTATACAAGGGCGCGAGCGGTGGTAACATCCCGTGCAACAGGATACCGGAAGGCAGAGGGGATTGAACTTGCCTCCAGACACACGCGGGCCGATATTATGGATTTTACCATCGACCAGGAGAGAGAGTTTTTAGAGAGGTGGTTTGGCGCCGTGTACCGTGACGAGCTGAAACCGTCGTCCATGCCGGAGGAAAAGTGGGAAAAACGCCGGAAAGAGAGAGCTTTAAAAAAAGCCGAAACGATTCTTGCGTTTCTCGGCAAAGAGGAAAACAGGAGCCTGCAGACTTTGGCCAGAGTCCCCATGCTTTTGCAGATAATGGCGACTCTCTGGAAAGAGCGCGAATATCTGCCGGGAAGCCGGGTGGAGCTCTACGAGGCATCGCTTGCCTACATTCTCGACTATCGTGACCGCCAAAAAAATATTGATCCGCTGCTCAAGGCAAAGGACGCTTTGCGCGTGCTGGCTCCGGTTTCACTCTGGATGCAGGAGGATCTTGGAAAAGACGAGGCCGGCCGGGAGCAGATGCAGGAGCAGATGCAGCTTGTACTCAATACGCTCACTCCAAGGCATATGGCATCGGAGTTCTGCAAAAACCTTGTTGAACGTGCAGGTCTCCTTGTGGAGTACAGAGATAACGAGTACCTCTTTCGCCACAAATCATTCAGGGAGTACCTTGCCGGCCTTCAGCTCAAGGAAGACCGCGACAAGCCGAATCGTATCGCAACACTTGCGGAGCATTTCGGCAACGACTGGTGGGCAGAGCCGCTCCGGTTTTTTATCGCACAGGTCGATGCACGGACCTTTGATCTCTTTATGCAAAAGCTCTTCGACTCGCCGGTCAGCGGAGAGATGACGCAAAAGCAGCAGGATCTGCTGCAAACGCTCATCAGTGATGCTCCGGCAAAAAAGGTCGATGCCTTGAAGCAGAAACTGCTTGACCCGCAAACCACCCTGAACCGGCAGCGCTATCTTCTGGATTCTCTTAAAGCCATCGATCAGCCAGAAGCCAGGGAAGCCGTGCAGCAGTTTGCCTTGAAAGGTCTCAGCAAGGAGCGGCAGGTCGTTGCAGCAGTTGTGCAGGACCGGCTTGGAGCAGAGTACATTCTGATCGACGGGGGAACCTTCAGATGCTCCTTTACGAAGCAGGAGGAAGAGATGCCCGCTCTCTATATGGGAAAATACACGGTTACCAACAGGCTCTACCGTCGTTTTATCGGCTATCTGGAAACAAAAGAGCCCGATTTTGCCAGGATTTTACCACTCAAGACCTATCAGAAAAATCTCGATGCGCTTGCAGAGAGCATCGAGGGATTTACAGCGTGGCTGGATGCTGTAGAGCCGTTGTCAAAACGGCTTATATCCGGTTATGATGACGACAAGCGGTTCAACGGGGACGATCATCCGGTAGTGGGCGTAAGCTGGTATGCCGCCCGAGCTTATTCCCTGTGGTTATCGCTGCTGGAGAGCGATGGCGGGAGTAATAACCGCTATCGCCTGCCGACTGAAATGGAGTGGGAGTATGCCGCTGCAGGGCAGAGCGGGAGAGAGTACCCCTGGCCTGCAGAGAGGGGAGAGCCGACGCCGAAACTTGCCAATTATAACGGGAATGAAGGAGGTACAACACCGGTAGGCCGCTATCCCGACGGAGCAACACCCGAAGGGCTCTGCGATATGGCCGGAAACGTCTGGGAGTGGTGCATCGACTGGTATAGCGACAGGTATTATAAGGAGTGTGAAGAGAGAGGTATTGAAAGGAACCCGTTCGGACCGGAAACCGGTTCGCTCCGTGTTATTCGTGGCGGGGGCTGGAACTACGATGCCGGGTACTGTCGGTCGTCGTATCGGAACATCTACGCCCCCGGCCTCCGGCTCAGCTATGTGGGCTTCCGCCCGGTTTTCGTCCCGTAG